A region of the Nocardia nova SH22a genome:
CACCGACATCCGGTCCCGTTTCGACGAATCGGCGCTGCCCGAACTGTCCGTACCGCCGCTGTCACACGACGCTTCGACCGTCCTGCTGGATCGGCACCATCCGCATTTGCCCGCCGCCACCCGTCGGGCGGTCCTGGAACAGGCGCGTGGCAATCCCCTGGCGGTCCTCGAATTACCGGCCGTCGTCGGTGGTCTCGCCGAGAGTGATCGGCTCGGTTCGGCCGACCCGGAGCTGCCGTTGCCGCGGCGGCTGCAGAGTCTGTTCCGTTCGCGAATCGCCGCGCTGGATCCCGGCGTGCGTGCCCAGCTGTTGCGCGGCGCGCTCGACGGCGTGGGCGCCCGGTCCGGCGCCGAGACCGGGCCGGTGCAGCGGTACCGGATGCGCGATGTCGACGCCGCGGTCGATGTCGGCCTGCTCGAAATCGACTCCGCCGGCGGGGATCTCCGGTTCCGGCATCCGCTGGTGCGGGCGGCGGTCGTACGTATGGCCACCGCCAACCAGCGCCGCGCGGCACATGCCGCACTCGCCGAGGTGCATCGCGACGACCTCGAACGCCGCGCCGCGCATCTGAGCGCCGCCGCGGTCGACCCCGACGAGGGCAGCGCCGCGGTGCTCGAGGCCGCGGCGGCTTCGGCGACCCGCCGGGGCGGGGCGTCCGCGGCCGTGGCGTGGCTGACGCGGGCCGCCGAATTGAGCGAACACTCCGCCGACCGCTCCCGCCGCCTGCGCGATGCGGCGTTCGTCGCCGGGCACGCCGCGCGATTGGCCCAGGCCCAGCAGATCGCCGACCTGGACCCGGCACATCGGGCCGACGAATCCGCGGCCGCTGTCCTCGCCGCCGGATATCGGGCGCTCTACCACCACGGCGATGTCCGATCCACGCATCGTCGCCTCACCGCGGCGATCCTGCGATCCGATCGGGAGACGGCCGACGAGGAGCTGTCCCGGATGCTGACGCTGTTGCTCGCGGTGTCCCAATACCACGCGGATCCGGAGACGTGGACGGCCACACGCCGACTCATCGACGCGCTGGGCGACCGTGTGGATGAGCGCTGCGTCCTGTACGCCGACACCTGGAGCGATGTGGTCGCGCACGGCGCGGGTGCGGGCGCCCGCCTCGAGATCGAGCTGGCCGCCCCGGCGCGGCTGGATCCGTGGGATGTCGCCCGGCTGTCGGTGTCCGCCTATCATCTCGACCGTCTCGGCGACTACCGTGCGCATCTGCAGTCCACGGTGGACCGCGAACTCGACACCGGCGCGGTCTCCACCGGTCTGGTGATGTTGCAACTGATCATGCTCGATCAGATCGCGGTCGGCGAGTGGGCACAGGCCGAACAGACCGGCGCCCAGGCCATCCGGAAGTCCACCGAGGTCGGCCACGATCTGTTCACCTATCAGGTGTATGCCTACCTGGCCCAGCTCGCCGCGCTGCGCGGCGACTCCGACCGGACGCGGGAACTGGCTGCGCGCGTGGAGGATTGGGCCCTGCCGCGCACCGTCGGGTTCCTCGTGCAGGCGGCCCGGGCCGCGCGGGTCACCGCGGCCTGCGGCGAAGGTCGCTACGACACCGCCTACGACATGGCCACCGGAATCACACCGGCGGGCAGTTTCGCCGCCTACACCTATCAGGCCTCGCGGACGCTTCTCGATCTGGTCGAAGCCGCGCTGGCCAGCGGCCGCGCGGACGCGGCCCGTGCCCATGCCCTGGCCGCCGCCGACGCGGGCCTGGCGCGGCTGTCGCCGAGGCTGGCGATCCTGACCTACGGTGCGCTGGCGATGACGACCGACGACGACCGCGAAGCGGCGGATCTGATCGACAGCATCGAAAACCATCCCGCCGCAGGACGTTTCCCCTTCGACCAGGCCAGGATCCGGTTCGCGTACGGATCACGTCCGGGGTGGGCGCCGGGCGACCCGGTCGCGCAGTGCTACCTGTCCGCGGCCGCGGAGACCTTCGCCCGTCTCGGATCGCCCTCGTGGGCCGAGCGGGCCCGCGGCGCCCTGCAGGCGAGCCGGCGCACCGGAGAGCCCGTCGGCGATCATCTGCTCACTGCACAGGAACGGCGGATCGCCGAGTTGGCCGCGGAAGGTCTGACCAACAAGGAGATCGGCGCCCAGCTGTATCTGTCGCCGCGCACCGTCAGTTCGCATCTGTACCGGATCTTCCCGAAACTCGGCATCGGCACCCGGGCGGCCCTGCGGGACGCGCTCACCGCGCAGCAGCGGGTTCCGCACGGCTGAACGCGAGGGCGGGTCAGGGCGATATGCCTTGGGCGGCAAGCCAAGTCAGCACATGATCGGCGACGGTCCGCCATCCGCCGTCGATGACGAGGGAGTGCCCTCGATCGGGGAACTGTTTGAGGTCGGTGACCGCGTTGCTGTCACCGTAGAGCTTGTAGTTCGAGCGGACCATCGCGTCGGTCACCACGCGGTCCTCCTGCCCGGAGATCAGCAACAACGGCCCCCGATTCGCCACGGCCACATCGGTTCCCAGGACGACGCGATCGACCGCGGCGAACATTCCGAGATCGGTGAGAAGGCGCCGTGGCGCAGGCACCGCGAATCGCTCGAACAGCCGTGCCGCCTCGTGCTCGCCGGTGGTCGTGGCGAACAGTCGCCGGAACTGCCGCGCGGTCAGTGCCGACAGCGGGTCCGCCGTGCCGGGCACCGGCGGGGCCGCCCAGGCGACGGTGTCGGTGGGCACGGACGCGATCCCCACGGCCGCCCGCGCCAGTCCGGCGGCGAGCAGATGCTGGGCGATCAGGCCGCCGACCGAATGCCCGATCACCACGGGACTGACCGGCAGCGAGCGGACGATCCGCTCGTGGTGGGCGAGCAACGACCGCAGTCCCAGTTCTCCGAATGTGCCCGGCGGCTGCCGAGCCGCGGCCGCCGTACTCGATTCGCCCGGCCACGAAGGTATTTCGACTCCGAACCCGGCGTCGAGAAGGCATCGCGTCCACGACTGCCACGAAGTCGTGTGCAGCCAGGTGCCGTGAATGAGCACGGCGGGGGTGCGCGTCATGGAAGGCGTTCCTCTCGAGGACATCGGTGTCGGGCCGCGTTCCAGGATGTCCGCCGTGGCGTGTGCGCGAAACAGTCGGATGACTGAATGCGGTTCGCCGCACGTGCGCCGATGCGGTCGTCAGGCTTCGCCCGGTTCGCGCAGGGCGGTGGAGACGATGATCGCGATCACGGTCACGCACGCGAGCACGATCAGCGCTCCGCGCGGGCCGTGGTGGTCGGCGACGAGTCCCAGGAGCGGCATGAACAGGCCGCCCGCGCTGAGTGCGAGGCCGAGGGTGACGCCCGCCGCGGTGCCGGGGCGGCTGGGCAGGTAGTCCTGGCCGAGTTTGACGAGCACGGCGAACGGGATGTTCGAGATCAGGCCGACGAGCAGCACCAGCGGCAGTGCGGCGTATTTGTCGTCGCACGCCAGCAAGACGCACAGCGCGGGGAGCATGGCGGCGTTGCCGATCTGCACCGTGCGGACCATGCCGATCCGGTCGGCGATGCGTCCGCCCAGCAGGGTGCCGAGCACGCCGCCGCCGAGGGTGAGCGTCAGTGCCAGGCCGCCGAGCGCGCTGCTCGCGCCGAGATGCCGGATCCAGTACAGCGAGATGAAGGTGTTGAGTCCGGTGGAGATCGTGGAGCGCACGACTTCGACGCCGGTCAGGGCGGCGAACCGTCCGATCCGATCGCTGCCGTGCTGCTGAATCCGTCCTGTCGTGACGGCGGCCGATCTGGTGTGGTGGCGCCACAGCATGAAGCCCGTGAGCACCGCCGGTGGGATGAACAGTGCGGTGGCGCCGATGCCGAGGTTGTCCAGCGCCGGCGTGACCAGCGCGGGGGCGACGAAGAAGCCGACGCTGCCACCGGCGGCGAAATAGCTCATCGCCGTGGCACTTCCACCGGCCGCGAGGCGGGCGTCGCGGCCCGAGGGCGGATGGAACATCGCGATGCCGAGCCCCGCGGCCAGCAGCAGTGCGAACACCACCGGATAGCTGGGCATCAGGCCGGACAGCCCCGCGCAGGTGCCCGCCAGCGCGACCCCGACGGGTGCCATCCACCGCAGCCGACGCCGATCGGCGAGCAGGCCGATCGCGACCTGGGGCAGGGCGCTGCCGAGTGTCGCGGCCAGGGCGAGTCCGGAGGCCTCGAGGTAGGTGAAGTGGCGTTCCAGGACGAAGTAGGGCACGGCGGCGGGCACGAGGCCCTGATAGAAGTCGTCGACGGCGTGCGCGGTGGCCCAGACGCGCATCCGGCGCCAGTGACCCGGCGGATCGCCGATGTCGTTGTGGTGGTTCGGTTCCCGGGTCGTCGTCACGTCTCCACTGTGGAGGGTGCGGCCGGGTGCGGGCTTCCCGTATTCTGCCTATTGATGTCTCAGATCCGCCATACGCCGGTAGCGGTCACGCACACGCAGTTGCGTGCGGGTGGCGATGTCATCGATCGCCACCGCCACGACGACCACCAGCTGATCTATGTGAGCTCCGGTGTGATCGCGATCGGCACCGAGCACGGCTCCTGGGTGGCGTCGAACGACCGGGCCCTGTGGATCCCGGCGGGGACCTGGCACGAGCACCGCTTCTACGGGCAGACGCATTTCCACACGGTCGGATTTCCGGCCGACGGCACGGCGCCGGTGCTGCCCGTTCGCACACCGACGGTCGTCGCCGTCGATGCCCTGGTGCGGGAACTGCTGATCGCGCTGACGGGGCCCGCGCTGACACCGGCCGAGACCCGGCACATCCGCGCGGTGCTGCGCGATCGGCTCCGCCGTGTGGTGATGCAGCCGATCACCCTTCCCGTCGCGCGCGATCAGCGGCTCGCCGATGTCTGCCGAATCGTGGAGGCCGACCTGCGGGAGCCGTGGACTCTGGCCCTGCTCGCCCGCCGCGTGCACACCAGCGAACGCACGCTCTCGCGGTTGTATCGCGAGGAGTTCGGCATGACCTTTCCGCAATGGCGGACTCGCACAAGGATATTCGCCGCGATGGTGATGCTCGCCGAGGGCGCCGCGGTCAC
Encoded here:
- a CDS encoding LuxR family transcriptional regulator; protein product: MSRTGDGPRDGKEFDPAMEPSTEILVGREDEQAELAAFVAAPQGGALILRGDTGAGKSALLDDVTRRAADADHTVARATGVEAEAGLAFAGLHQLLHSLVPATGGIAAATRAVIDAAFGRPDTETPSVMSLGIAILDLLSCCSADRPVLLVVDDGQWFDEASIDVCGFVGRRLTARRVRLLIAVRTDIRSRFDESALPELSVPPLSHDASTVLLDRHHPHLPAATRRAVLEQARGNPLAVLELPAVVGGLAESDRLGSADPELPLPRRLQSLFRSRIAALDPGVRAQLLRGALDGVGARSGAETGPVQRYRMRDVDAAVDVGLLEIDSAGGDLRFRHPLVRAAVVRMATANQRRAAHAALAEVHRDDLERRAAHLSAAAVDPDEGSAAVLEAAAASATRRGGASAAVAWLTRAAELSEHSADRSRRLRDAAFVAGHAARLAQAQQIADLDPAHRADESAAAVLAAGYRALYHHGDVRSTHRRLTAAILRSDRETADEELSRMLTLLLAVSQYHADPETWTATRRLIDALGDRVDERCVLYADTWSDVVAHGAGAGARLEIELAAPARLDPWDVARLSVSAYHLDRLGDYRAHLQSTVDRELDTGAVSTGLVMLQLIMLDQIAVGEWAQAEQTGAQAIRKSTEVGHDLFTYQVYAYLAQLAALRGDSDRTRELAARVEDWALPRTVGFLVQAARAARVTAACGEGRYDTAYDMATGITPAGSFAAYTYQASRTLLDLVEAALASGRADAARAHALAAADAGLARLSPRLAILTYGALAMTTDDDREAADLIDSIENHPAAGRFPFDQARIRFAYGSRPGWAPGDPVAQCYLSAAAETFARLGSPSWAERARGALQASRRTGEPVGDHLLTAQERRIAELAAEGLTNKEIGAQLYLSPRTVSSHLYRIFPKLGIGTRAALRDALTAQQRVPHG
- a CDS encoding alpha/beta hydrolase — protein: MTRTPAVLIHGTWLHTTSWQSWTRCLLDAGFGVEIPSWPGESSTAAAARQPPGTFGELGLRSLLAHHERIVRSLPVSPVVIGHSVGGLIAQHLLAAGLARAAVGIASVPTDTVAWAAPPVPGTADPLSALTARQFRRLFATTTGEHEAARLFERFAVPAPRRLLTDLGMFAAVDRVVLGTDVAVANRGPLLLISGQEDRVVTDAMVRSNYKLYGDSNAVTDLKQFPDRGHSLVIDGGWRTVADHVLTWLAAQGISP
- a CDS encoding MFS transporter, with product MRVWATAHAVDDFYQGLVPAAVPYFVLERHFTYLEASGLALAATLGSALPQVAIGLLADRRRLRWMAPVGVALAGTCAGLSGLMPSYPVVFALLLAAGLGIAMFHPPSGRDARLAAGGSATAMSYFAAGGSVGFFVAPALVTPALDNLGIGATALFIPPAVLTGFMLWRHHTRSAAVTTGRIQQHGSDRIGRFAALTGVEVVRSTISTGLNTFISLYWIRHLGASSALGGLALTLTLGGGVLGTLLGGRIADRIGMVRTVQIGNAAMLPALCVLLACDDKYAALPLVLLVGLISNIPFAVLVKLGQDYLPSRPGTAAGVTLGLALSAGGLFMPLLGLVADHHGPRGALIVLACVTVIAIIVSTALREPGEA
- a CDS encoding AraC family transcriptional regulator, with the translated sequence MSQIRHTPVAVTHTQLRAGGDVIDRHRHDDHQLIYVSSGVIAIGTEHGSWVASNDRALWIPAGTWHEHRFYGQTHFHTVGFPADGTAPVLPVRTPTVVAVDALVRELLIALTGPALTPAETRHIRAVLRDRLRRVVMQPITLPVARDQRLADVCRIVEADLREPWTLALLARRVHTSERTLSRLYREEFGMTFPQWRTRTRIFAAMVMLAEGAAVTATAHACGWGTVSAFVDTFARAMGTTPGAYSAGARPRAG